In Acinetobacter sp. TGL-Y2, a genomic segment contains:
- the hscB gene encoding Fe-S protein assembly co-chaperone HscB, protein MNHFELFNLPVALDIDLAILKSNFLKLQQQYHPDKAEDKNQALIKSSEINQAFKVLSNVDSRAGYLLALKKQDHHLDQSISDFEFLQSALEIREQLDEAVETEQLQSLKHEVQQWIDGLVREFKIDFEAEDWPESRDTVRKLRFFVKVMNDILKAEDRMLDDEDFDLDDEF, encoded by the coding sequence ATGAATCATTTTGAGTTGTTCAATTTACCTGTAGCACTCGATATTGATTTAGCAATTTTAAAAAGCAACTTCTTAAAATTGCAGCAACAATATCACCCTGACAAGGCAGAAGATAAGAACCAAGCTCTGATTAAATCAAGTGAGATTAATCAAGCCTTTAAGGTTTTATCAAATGTAGACAGTCGCGCAGGCTATTTACTGGCACTCAAAAAACAAGATCATCATTTAGACCAATCCATCAGTGATTTCGAGTTTTTACAATCTGCTTTAGAAATTCGTGAACAATTGGATGAAGCCGTTGAAACAGAACAACTTCAGTCGCTTAAGCATGAAGTCCAACAGTGGATTGATGGCTTAGTTCGTGAATTCAAAATTGACTTTGAAGCCGAAGACTGGCCTGAATCACGTGATACGGTTCGTAAATTACGTTTCTTTGTAAAAGTCATGAATGACATTTTAAAAGCCGAAGATCGTATGTTAGATGATGAAGATTTCGATTTAGATGATGAATTCTAA
- a CDS encoding HIT domain-containing protein — protein MFSLHPQLAQDTFFVGDFPLSTCRLMNDMQFPWLILVPRVPGVTELYELSQADQEQFLRESSWLSSQLARVFRADKMNVAALGNMVPQLHFHHVVRYQNDLAWPKPVWGEAPAVPYSNDVLAHMRQTLMLALRGQGDMPFDWRMD, from the coding sequence ATGTTTAGTTTGCATCCACAACTTGCTCAAGATACTTTTTTTGTCGGCGACTTTCCGCTTTCTACATGTCGTTTGATGAATGATATGCAATTTCCATGGTTGATTTTGGTACCCCGTGTACCAGGTGTAACTGAATTATATGAATTAAGCCAAGCCGACCAAGAGCAATTTTTAAGAGAATCAAGCTGGTTATCCAGTCAATTGGCTCGTGTATTCCGTGCGGATAAAATGAATGTGGCTGCGTTAGGCAATATGGTTCCACAATTGCATTTTCATCATGTCGTGCGTTATCAAAATGATTTGGCATGGCCAAAACCGGTGTGGGGCGAAGCACCTGCTGTTCCTTATAGTAATGATGTACTGGCACATATGCGTCAAACATTAATGCTTGCATTACGTGGTCAAGGAGATATGCCGTTCGATTGGCGTATGGACTAA
- the hscA gene encoding Fe-S protein assembly chaperone HscA, giving the protein MALLQIAEPGQSSAPHEHRIAIGIDLGTTHSLVATVLSGQTKVLNDEQGRVLLPSVVHYAQQDTQFGYDANPFITTDPKNTIVSIKRFMGRSKADVKFQHPYTLVGEDHQMPAFETAQGRKTPVEISAEILKQLKNRAEASLKNPINGAVITVPAYFDEAQRQATRDAAELAGLNVLRLLNEPTAAAVAYGLDQVSNLENDRNYVIYDLGGGTFDVSILRFTQGVFEVLATGGHTALGGDDLDRLIVKWAKKQLKLETLDDAEFAHFMVSARKAKEALSEQDTVQLKVLDHTLTLTRPVFEEIIKIALDKTISVCKRVLRDAKLELSDIQSVVLVGGSTRSYAVKNAVAEVFNQEPLCTINPDEVVAIGAAITANQLIGNSTDGSLLLDVTPLSLGIETMGGLVERLISRNTAIPVARRQEFTTYQDGQTAMLIHVVQGERDLVEHCRSLGRFVLRGIPPMIAGQARIEVTYQVDADGLLAVSARETTSNISAQIDIKPSYGLSDVDMERLLIDGFTFAAEDKALRHLQETKVEAQRELEALEQALKVDATLLTEHELQRLNIAKDALQHALQSDDIDAIEKAVEGLKVHSDEFAAKRMNQHIDHALKGTKLDDWSNSN; this is encoded by the coding sequence ATGGCACTCTTGCAAATTGCAGAACCTGGACAATCAAGTGCGCCACATGAACATCGTATCGCGATCGGCATTGATTTAGGCACCACACATTCGCTTGTGGCAACTGTACTTTCAGGCCAAACCAAAGTGCTCAATGACGAACAAGGTCGTGTGTTACTTCCTTCAGTTGTACATTATGCTCAACAAGACACACAATTTGGTTATGACGCCAATCCATTTATAACAACTGACCCTAAAAACACCATCGTTTCCATTAAACGTTTTATGGGACGCTCTAAAGCAGACGTTAAGTTTCAACACCCCTATACATTGGTAGGTGAAGATCATCAAATGCCGGCTTTTGAAACCGCACAAGGCCGCAAAACACCAGTTGAGATTTCCGCTGAAATCTTAAAACAGTTAAAAAATCGTGCTGAGGCCAGTTTAAAAAACCCAATCAATGGCGCTGTCATTACAGTCCCTGCCTATTTTGATGAAGCACAGCGTCAAGCGACACGTGATGCCGCAGAGCTTGCCGGCTTAAACGTATTACGTCTATTGAATGAACCAACAGCTGCAGCAGTCGCTTACGGTCTAGATCAAGTGTCTAATCTTGAAAATGACCGCAACTATGTAATTTATGACTTAGGTGGCGGTACTTTTGACGTTTCGATTTTACGCTTTACCCAAGGTGTATTTGAGGTTTTAGCTACAGGTGGTCATACTGCTTTAGGTGGTGATGACCTAGATCGCCTGATTGTGAAATGGGCAAAAAAACAGTTAAAGCTTGAAACGCTCGATGATGCTGAATTTGCACATTTCATGGTGTCTGCTCGTAAAGCCAAAGAAGCATTGTCTGAACAAGACACGGTGCAGCTCAAAGTTTTAGATCATACACTGACCTTAACGCGTCCTGTATTTGAAGAGATTATCAAAATCGCTTTAGACAAAACCATCAGTGTATGTAAACGCGTATTACGTGATGCCAAACTTGAATTAAGCGATATTCAAAGCGTGGTCTTGGTTGGTGGTTCTACCCGCTCTTATGCGGTAAAAAATGCAGTCGCTGAAGTGTTCAACCAAGAACCTTTATGTACCATCAATCCAGATGAAGTGGTTGCGATTGGTGCTGCTATTACTGCCAATCAATTAATTGGCAACAGTACAGATGGATCACTGCTACTTGATGTCACGCCGTTGTCACTCGGTATTGAAACCATGGGTGGTTTGGTCGAACGTTTAATTTCACGTAATACTGCCATTCCAGTTGCACGTCGCCAAGAATTTACCACCTATCAAGATGGTCAAACGGCCATGTTGATTCATGTCGTTCAAGGTGAGCGTGATCTAGTTGAGCATTGCCGTAGCTTGGGTCGTTTCGTGCTGCGCGGTATTCCCCCAATGATAGCTGGTCAAGCGCGTATTGAAGTCACTTATCAAGTCGATGCCGATGGTTTGCTTGCGGTTTCTGCACGTGAAACTACCTCGAATATTTCAGCTCAAATTGATATTAAGCCTTCTTATGGCCTATCTGATGTGGATATGGAACGTTTACTGATTGACGGTTTTACATTTGCTGCAGAAGACAAAGCACTGCGCCATCTTCAAGAAACCAAAGTCGAAGCACAGCGCGAACTTGAAGCATTAGAACAAGCGTTGAAAGTCGATGCGACACTATTGACTGAGCACGAACTGCAGCGTTTAAATATTGCTAAAGATGCACTGCAACACGCACTTCAATCTGATGACATTGATGCGATTGAAAAGGCCGTTGAAGGGCTTAAAGTTCATAGTGATGAATTTGCTGCAAAACGTATGAATCAACATATTGATCATGCACTTAAAGGTACCAAGCTTGACGATTGGTCAAACTCAAACTAA
- the fdx gene encoding ISC system 2Fe-2S type ferredoxin translates to MPRIKVLPHAQICPEGAEFDVEQSANLCQSLLNNGIKIEHACDMSAACTTCHVIVRKGFDGLDEMNDVEADLLDRAWGLEPDSRLSCQVKIENDDLIVEIPKYTINHASENH, encoded by the coding sequence ATGCCACGTATTAAAGTTCTTCCCCATGCGCAAATTTGCCCTGAAGGTGCTGAGTTTGACGTTGAACAAAGTGCAAACCTTTGTCAAAGTCTTTTAAACAATGGCATTAAAATCGAACATGCTTGCGATATGTCGGCTGCATGCACCACTTGCCATGTCATTGTTCGCAAAGGTTTTGACGGTTTAGATGAGATGAATGATGTCGAAGCCGATTTACTTGATCGTGCTTGGGGTTTAGAGCCAGACTCGCGTTTGTCTTGCCAAGTGAAAATTGAAAATGATGACTTAATTGTAGAAATTCCAAAATATACGATTAACCATGCGTCAGAAAATCACTAA
- the mfd gene encoding transcription-repair coupling factor: MFQNEISQLNLKQLKNNEKRWVGTLAGSSAALLLKEISISSDRLLVLVARNNQHLGQLENELEFYGIKPTIFPDWEILPYDRLSPHQDIVSERLAILSNMPKTGVLLLSSTTLVQRVSPTSWVLGEHFDIKVGQKFDLEQQKMRLVQAGYHLVDTVYDHGEFAVRGSIMDIYASGQEAPIRIDLFDDEIDSLKFFDPETQRTTTKLEYFTVLPAKEFPLKEARSVFRDRYAESFPTANPKKNPIYQDVLEGIASPGLDFYFPLFFSKVAMQTQSSIASYLPSNSIVITDRHLKDEVTHFWKEIYRRYEDRRHNQDQPLLPPEELFFSQNQIFEQLNQFSRMIVSSEAFDEKAGVINLPTAESPRLAVDPKHERPFHLVKQYIDAANHPVLLVAESAGRRESLKDSLRSSMGDIPVVENYQQFIQQQYSIAMTNAPLERGVVIENKLTVISENQLYEHRVVQRRRKRQQEVSEEFLVRSLTELSLGAPVVHIDYGVGRYAGLVTLSIDDQDYEFLQLDYADAAKVYVPVTNLHLISRYSGGDPDLAPLHKLGTDAWNKAKRKALEQIHDVAAELLHIQARRKAKPGISFELDHTAYMQFAGGFAYEETLDQVNAIEATLHDMQLAKPMDRLVCGDVGFGKTEVAMRAAFLAVQNNKQVAVLVPTTLLAQQHFESFKDRFADWPIRIEVLSRFGTNKAHTKVIEDLINGKVDIVIGTHKILQENVQFKSLGLMIVDEEHRFGVRDKERIKAMRADVDMLTLTATPIPRTLNMAFSGMRDLSIIATPPARRLAVKTFVNEQTDATMKEAILRELLRGGQVYLLHNEVDSIERAAENIRTLVPEARVAVAHGQMRERELEQIMQQFYHKEYNVLVCSTIIETGIDVPNANTIIIERADKLGLAQLHQLRGRVGRSHHQAYAYLMVPSLKTLKGDAEKRLDAIQRASNLGAGFILATEDLEIRGAGELLGEQQSGSMHAIGYSLYMEMLEKATKAIQQGKTPNFDAPLSLTSEINLHMPALIPDDYLGDVHQRLLFYKRISNTDTQEKLDHIRMELIDRFGIPPIQVKQLFSVHQLRIKAEQLGITKIDLGAHGGNIEFSPDTPVQAISIIQMMQKHPTFFRMDGGQRLKVMVMLEDNAKRIQFADDLLTELLKGLNG; the protein is encoded by the coding sequence ATGTTCCAAAATGAAATTTCACAGCTCAATTTAAAACAACTTAAAAACAATGAAAAGAGATGGGTGGGGACCTTGGCAGGATCCTCCGCTGCTTTATTGTTGAAAGAAATCAGCATCAGCTCAGATCGATTATTGGTATTGGTGGCACGCAATAATCAGCATTTGGGGCAGCTGGAAAATGAGCTGGAATTTTATGGCATAAAGCCGACCATTTTCCCTGATTGGGAAATCTTGCCTTATGATCGCTTGTCTCCGCATCAAGATATCGTCTCCGAACGGTTGGCGATTTTATCCAATATGCCAAAAACAGGCGTGTTACTGCTGTCGAGTACCACTTTGGTACAACGGGTTTCGCCGACTTCATGGGTGTTGGGTGAGCATTTTGATATTAAAGTCGGTCAAAAATTCGACCTAGAACAACAAAAAATGCGTTTGGTTCAGGCTGGTTATCATCTAGTCGATACCGTCTATGATCATGGTGAGTTTGCTGTACGTGGCAGCATCATGGATATCTATGCCTCAGGTCAGGAAGCTCCAATTCGTATTGATTTATTTGATGATGAGATTGACAGCTTAAAGTTTTTCGACCCAGAGACGCAGCGCACCACCACCAAACTTGAATATTTCACCGTATTGCCTGCTAAAGAATTTCCTTTAAAAGAAGCGCGTTCTGTATTTAGAGATCGTTACGCAGAAAGCTTTCCTACGGCAAATCCGAAGAAAAATCCGATTTATCAGGATGTTTTAGAAGGGATTGCATCACCTGGTCTAGACTTTTATTTTCCATTATTTTTTAGCAAAGTAGCGATGCAAACGCAAAGTAGTATTGCTTCGTACTTACCTAGTAATTCGATTGTCATTACAGATCGTCATTTAAAAGATGAAGTAACTCATTTTTGGAAAGAAATTTATCGACGATATGAGGATCGCCGACATAACCAAGACCAGCCCTTACTGCCACCTGAAGAATTGTTTTTTTCGCAAAATCAAATTTTTGAACAACTCAATCAGTTTTCCAGAATGATTGTGTCGAGTGAAGCCTTTGATGAAAAAGCGGGTGTGATTAATCTACCTACGGCAGAATCACCACGTTTAGCGGTCGATCCAAAACATGAACGACCGTTTCATTTAGTCAAGCAGTATATTGATGCTGCAAATCATCCTGTATTATTGGTGGCTGAAAGTGCGGGGCGCCGCGAATCTTTAAAGGATTCTTTGCGTTCAAGCATGGGAGATATTCCCGTTGTTGAAAATTATCAACAATTTATCCAGCAGCAGTATTCCATTGCCATGACCAATGCGCCTTTAGAGCGAGGTGTGGTGATTGAGAATAAACTCACGGTCATTTCTGAAAATCAGCTCTATGAGCATCGTGTGGTACAGCGTCGCCGTAAACGTCAGCAAGAAGTCTCCGAAGAGTTCTTGGTGCGCAGTTTGACCGAGCTCAGTCTGGGTGCACCTGTGGTTCATATTGATTATGGTGTTGGGCGTTATGCAGGGCTTGTGACCTTGAGCATTGATGATCAAGATTATGAGTTTTTACAACTCGATTATGCAGATGCCGCCAAAGTCTATGTGCCGGTCACCAATTTACATTTGATTAGTCGTTATAGTGGTGGTGATCCAGATTTAGCACCACTGCATAAGCTGGGTACGGATGCATGGAACAAAGCCAAGCGTAAAGCTTTAGAGCAAATCCATGATGTGGCAGCAGAACTTTTGCATATTCAGGCGCGCCGTAAAGCCAAACCAGGTATTAGTTTTGAGCTGGATCATACTGCTTATATGCAATTTGCGGGCGGTTTTGCCTATGAGGAAACCTTAGATCAAGTCAATGCGATTGAAGCGACCTTACATGATATGCAACTGGCCAAGCCGATGGATCGTTTGGTGTGTGGTGATGTTGGTTTTGGTAAGACAGAAGTGGCGATGCGTGCAGCATTTCTAGCAGTGCAAAATAATAAGCAAGTGGCTGTTTTGGTGCCCACAACATTACTGGCTCAGCAGCATTTCGAGTCTTTTAAAGACCGTTTTGCAGATTGGCCCATCCGTATAGAGGTATTGTCTCGTTTTGGTACCAACAAAGCACATACCAAGGTGATTGAAGATTTAATCAACGGCAAAGTGGATATTGTCATTGGAACACATAAGATTCTACAAGAAAATGTCCAGTTTAAAAGTTTAGGACTGATGATTGTAGATGAAGAGCATCGTTTTGGTGTGCGCGATAAAGAGCGAATCAAGGCCATGCGTGCGGATGTGGATATGCTGACTCTTACAGCAACACCTATTCCACGGACTTTAAATATGGCCTTTTCGGGAATGCGTGATCTCTCGATCATTGCCACACCGCCTGCACGTCGTTTAGCGGTGAAAACCTTTGTCAATGAGCAAACTGATGCCACCATGAAAGAGGCGATTTTGCGTGAGTTGCTGCGTGGCGGTCAGGTGTATCTGTTACATAATGAAGTCGATAGCATTGAGCGCGCCGCAGAAAATATTCGAACCCTCGTACCTGAGGCTCGGGTTGCCGTTGCGCACGGTCAAATGCGCGAACGTGAACTTGAACAAATCATGCAGCAGTTTTATCACAAAGAATATAATGTACTGGTGTGTTCAACCATCATTGAAACTGGGATTGATGTGCCTAACGCTAATACGATTATTATTGAACGTGCAGACAAGTTAGGTTTGGCACAGCTGCATCAACTGCGTGGTCGTGTTGGGCGTTCACATCACCAAGCGTATGCTTATCTGATGGTGCCTTCACTCAAAACCTTAAAAGGTGATGCAGAGAAGCGTTTAGATGCGATTCAACGTGCATCGAATCTCGGTGCAGGCTTTATCTTGGCCACCGAAGATTTAGAAATTCGTGGCGCAGGCGAGCTTTTGGGGGAGCAGCAAAGTGGCTCAATGCATGCAATCGGCTATAGCCTCTATATGGAAATGTTGGAAAAGGCAACTAAAGCCATTCAGCAAGGTAAAACCCCGAACTTTGATGCACCGTTATCCCTGACCTCTGAGATCAACTTGCATATGCCGGCACTGATTCCAGATGACTATCTGGGTGATGTACATCAGCGTCTATTGTTTTATAAGCGCATTAGTAATACCGATACGCAAGAAAAACTCGATCATATTCGCATGGAACTCATCGATCGCTTTGGCATTCCACCGATACAGGTCAAACAGTTGTTTAGCGTGCATCAATTAAGGATAAAAGCAGAGCAACTGGGGATTACTAAAATTGATTTAGGTGCACATGGTGGCAATATTGAGTTTTCTCCTGATACACCTGTGCAAGCAATCAGTATTATCCAAATGATGCAGAAGCATCCGACCTTCTTCAGAATGGATGGGGGACAGCGCTTAAAAGTGATGGTGATGCTCGAAGATAATGCCAAACGAATACAATTTGCAGATGATTTATTGACTGAACTTTTAAAAGGATTAAATGGCTAA
- a CDS encoding adenylate/guanylate cyclase domain-containing protein, giving the protein MPLDRILDKEPKQFEVLQRIMGYLMIALLVVIYYFTSPDANYQLFYPIFVVVLILFTSRISHAIQYRYGSKTLRYCFFVIDSVVVSIGLAAVHLSLLLTFVFLFGLVFTAINNKISMMVVSISILIAIVVFYLSTIFIFGFEDYFTQTPTELSVVSCICAIIFVNFANYYQNRRVKKLDIQRQTYFKEMNRYIELSNQLSRYAPIQLWQSIMRGETEAKLEYKRKKITIFFSDIQGFTELSETLIPDDLAFVLNDYLSHMTEIAKQYGGTIDKFMGDAILIFFGDPNSQGVERDAENCINMAMAMRQQMKFLRERWVKMGYSALHVRMGVSTGYCHVGNYGAVHRMAYTIVGRDANLAARLQSAADIDEILISDETYKLVKHHFLCAPQAPIELKGIQGSIKSWQVMEKYESKKNNQQWFDYEYKGFQLVLNLEEVQNYEYAELLAVLENMIERIKVQQQLTNHSGVVKLNLEDEIK; this is encoded by the coding sequence TTGCCATTAGATCGGATATTGGACAAAGAACCAAAGCAATTTGAAGTACTCCAAAGGATCATGGGGTACCTGATGATTGCACTTTTGGTCGTGATTTATTACTTCACTTCACCCGATGCAAACTATCAGCTTTTTTATCCTATTTTTGTTGTTGTTTTAATTTTATTTACCTCACGTATTTCGCACGCTATCCAATATCGCTATGGCAGTAAGACCTTAAGGTACTGCTTTTTTGTCATTGATAGTGTGGTGGTGTCCATTGGACTTGCTGCGGTACATTTAAGTCTGTTGCTCACCTTTGTGTTTTTATTTGGGTTGGTCTTCACCGCCATTAATAACAAAATTTCGATGATGGTGGTATCTATCTCAATTTTGATCGCGATCGTTGTCTTTTACTTAAGTACCATTTTTATTTTTGGTTTTGAAGATTATTTTACTCAAACGCCGACTGAGCTTTCTGTCGTATCCTGTATTTGTGCGATTATTTTCGTCAACTTTGCCAATTATTATCAAAATCGCCGTGTAAAAAAGCTAGATATTCAGCGTCAAACTTATTTTAAAGAAATGAACCGCTATATTGAGCTGTCCAACCAGCTGAGTCGTTATGCACCGATTCAATTGTGGCAGTCGATTATGCGCGGTGAAACTGAAGCTAAGCTTGAATATAAACGAAAAAAAATCACCATTTTCTTTTCTGACATTCAAGGGTTTACAGAGCTATCAGAAACCCTCATCCCTGATGATCTTGCATTTGTACTCAATGATTATTTAAGTCATATGACTGAAATTGCCAAACAGTATGGCGGAACCATTGATAAGTTCATGGGGGATGCTATCTTGATTTTTTTTGGCGATCCAAACTCTCAAGGCGTAGAACGGGATGCGGAAAATTGCATCAATATGGCCATGGCCATGCGTCAGCAAATGAAATTTCTGCGTGAGCGTTGGGTGAAAATGGGCTATTCGGCGTTGCATGTCCGTATGGGGGTCAGTACAGGCTATTGTCACGTCGGTAACTACGGCGCGGTACACCGCATGGCATATACCATTGTTGGACGTGATGCAAACTTAGCTGCACGTTTGCAAAGTGCAGCAGATATTGATGAAATTTTGATTTCGGATGAAACCTATAAATTGGTTAAACACCATTTTCTATGTGCGCCACAAGCACCTATTGAACTCAAAGGAATTCAAGGTTCAATTAAAAGTTGGCAAGTCATGGAGAAATACGAGTCTAAGAAAAATAATCAGCAATGGTTTGATTATGAATACAAGGGCTTTCAACTGGTGTTGAACTTGGAAGAAGTTCAAAACTATGAATATGCCGAATTATTGGCTGTACTTGAAAATATGATCGAGCGAATTAAAGTTCAACAGCAACTCACCAATCATTCAGGCGTGGTTAAACTCAATTTAGAAGATGAAATTAAATAA